The Streptomyces cynarae genome contains a region encoding:
- a CDS encoding SAM-dependent methyltransferase gives MPGHEGLPQGVDPDKASVARMYDAMLGGQHNFAIDREALAAFTAIDPQVRTLARANRAFLRRAVRFLIGAGVRQFIDLGSGIPTQGNVHEVAQEASPGARVIYVDNDPVAVAHSASLLADNPHADIVDADIRRPRDILSSPQVRKLIDFEQPVAVLMITILHFIAPEEDPAGLVAAFRDAVPEGSWLAMSHATNQDRPDTAAAVGKLYRSRATSPVTARSRDEILALFDGFDLVEPGLVHVPLWRPDPEAPVPDNPREYWVYAGVGRKGR, from the coding sequence ATGCCCGGTCACGAGGGGCTCCCGCAGGGCGTCGATCCGGACAAGGCGAGCGTCGCCCGGATGTACGACGCCATGCTGGGCGGGCAGCACAACTTCGCGATCGACCGGGAGGCGCTGGCGGCGTTCACCGCCATCGACCCCCAGGTCCGCACCCTGGCGCGGGCCAACCGCGCTTTTCTCCGGCGGGCCGTGCGCTTCCTGATCGGAGCCGGAGTGCGGCAGTTCATCGACCTCGGCTCGGGCATTCCCACCCAGGGCAACGTCCACGAGGTGGCGCAGGAGGCCAGCCCTGGAGCGCGGGTGATCTACGTGGACAACGACCCGGTGGCCGTGGCCCACAGCGCTTCCCTGCTCGCCGACAACCCGCACGCGGACATCGTCGACGCCGACATCCGAAGGCCGCGGGACATCCTGTCCTCGCCACAGGTGCGGAAACTGATCGACTTCGAGCAGCCGGTCGCCGTACTGATGATCACGATCCTGCACTTCATCGCCCCCGAGGAGGACCCGGCCGGCCTCGTGGCCGCCTTCCGGGACGCCGTCCCCGAGGGCAGTTGGCTGGCTATGAGCCATGCCACGAACCAGGACCGGCCGGACACGGCCGCCGCCGTGGGCAAGCTGTACCGGTCCCGGGCCACGTCGCCGGTTACTGCACGCTCTCGCGACGAGATCCTCGCCCTCTTCGACGGCTTCGACCTGGTGGAGCCCGGCCTGGTCCACGTACCGCTGTGGCGCCCGGACCCGGAGGCCCCGGTTCCGGACAACCCGCGGGAGTACTGGGTGTACGCGGGCGTGGGCCGCAAGGGTCGCTGA
- a CDS encoding LacI family DNA-binding transcriptional regulator: MADGGERPGGDSSRPVTIAFIAESAGVSVPTVSKVLNGKSGVSPGTRARVEELIDRYGYRKLSGANRNNVVELVFRELESMWAVEIIRGVERVASKHRVGLMVSRFGLHDSPAPAWDDTVARRPNCVLSVAQLSEAEREQLQAKGIPFVVFDPTCELPDDVPFVGATNWSGGRAATRHLTELGHRRIAMISGPQDVLCCAARLDGYRSALQAAGLPADPDLVVHAKLTREDGYAAARDLLSRPDRPTAIFAANDLLALGVYQAAREAGLYIPEDLSVVGFDDLPAVSWVDPPLTTVHQPLTEMAIAATELALTLGRGEQAPQTGLEIATTLTVRESTAPPKD, encoded by the coding sequence CTGGCGGATGGTGGCGAACGCCCCGGGGGTGACTCCTCCCGGCCGGTGACGATCGCGTTCATCGCCGAGTCGGCGGGCGTATCGGTTCCGACCGTCTCGAAGGTGCTCAACGGCAAGTCGGGGGTGTCGCCCGGCACCCGTGCCCGCGTCGAGGAGCTGATCGACCGGTACGGCTACCGCAAGCTTTCGGGCGCCAATCGCAACAACGTGGTGGAGCTGGTGTTCCGCGAGCTGGAGAGCATGTGGGCCGTGGAGATCATCCGGGGTGTGGAGCGGGTGGCCAGCAAGCACCGCGTGGGGCTGATGGTCTCGCGCTTCGGCCTGCACGACTCACCCGCTCCAGCCTGGGACGACACCGTGGCCCGCCGCCCGAACTGCGTGCTGTCGGTGGCGCAGCTCTCCGAGGCCGAGCGCGAGCAGCTCCAGGCGAAGGGCATTCCGTTCGTCGTCTTCGATCCGACCTGTGAACTGCCGGACGACGTCCCCTTCGTCGGCGCCACCAACTGGTCCGGCGGCCGGGCCGCGACCCGCCACCTGACCGAGCTGGGCCATCGCCGCATCGCGATGATCAGCGGACCGCAGGACGTGCTGTGCTGCGCTGCCCGGCTGGACGGCTACCGCTCGGCGCTGCAGGCCGCCGGTCTGCCGGCCGATCCGGACCTCGTGGTCCACGCCAAGCTCACCCGGGAGGACGGCTACGCCGCGGCGCGCGACCTGCTGTCCCGGCCCGACCGCCCCACCGCGATCTTCGCCGCGAACGACCTCCTGGCGCTCGGGGTCTACCAGGCCGCGCGCGAAGCCGGCCTGTACATCCCCGAGGACTTGAGCGTGGTCGGTTTCGACGACCTGCCGGCGGTGTCCTGGGTGGACCCGCCATTGACCACCGTCCACCAGCCGCTGACCGAGATGGCCATCGCGGCGACCGAACTCGCACTGACCCTCGGCCGCGGTGAGCAGGCACCCCAGACCGGACTGGAGATCGCGACGACCCTCACCGTACGGGAGAGCACGGCGCCACCGAAGGACTGA
- a CDS encoding glycoside hydrolase family 3 protein: MLERLTLDEKLAMLHQYAPAVPRLGVAAFRTGTEALHGVAWLGEATVFPQAVGLGATWDEELVHRIAEAVSVELRAFHHHRPPASGPGTNSLQAWAPVVNPLRDPRWGRNEEGYSEDPVHTARLGTAYCQGLVGDHPHHLRVASVLKHFLAYNNEDDRCTTSSGLRPRVLHEYDLAAFRPVVASGAATGAMAAYNLVNGRPCHVSPLIEDELRRWVVSTGRELFVVSDAEAPCNLVDPQHHFDDHPQAYAAALKAGIDSFTDHEQDSATVIGWLRQAIERSLIDEDDVDRAIRRQLELRFRLGEFDQHLDPYAGIGPDVIDHPRHRELARLAATESVVLLKNDGLLPLDAARTPTISVIGPLSDTLCEDWYSGTLPYQVTAAAGLEAALADQGGHVVRVEGCDRIALRSRTTGELLGKTSFDTVDWGEGALTLRDADTGRYLSVKDDGHLEADQQQLKSWFIHETFRVEPDPAGGPDAVLLRNVLTGRYAAIDPADGAVRMTAETPQAAETFHRELLRDGIAEARTAAQSADVAVVVLGNHPLIGGRETQDRANIALPEGQQELLRAVAAVRPQTVLVVMSSYPYALDWADTHLPAVLWTSHAGQEAGHGLAAVLLGETDPSGRLPQTWYRGEDELPHPLDYDIVKAGWTYQYHRTPPLYPFGHGLSYTDFTYHDLRLSAASIDPDGAVDISVTLTDTGTRPGSEVVQLYVRATDARYEAPRLKLADFAKVRLAPGGSQEVTFHLTAEQLAHWDVTTGAFTTDPGTYEVLIARSAEDVVLTAPLTVTGTAPGPRTVVDHRTRAADFDDYENLTLVDATRTTGDAITPKDPTKPATTLFRSADLTSAVRLEAEVARADTGPGEALLELRADERLLAALPVPITGGRYTWTTVTQEFPAPLDGVHDLHLTLRGDFRLAAFRLASPQAVAD, encoded by the coding sequence TTGCTCGAACGACTCACCCTCGACGAAAAGCTCGCGATGCTGCACCAGTACGCTCCCGCGGTGCCGCGTCTGGGCGTCGCGGCGTTCCGCACCGGGACCGAGGCGCTGCACGGTGTGGCCTGGCTGGGCGAGGCGACCGTCTTCCCGCAGGCGGTGGGGCTGGGCGCGACCTGGGACGAGGAACTGGTGCACCGGATTGCCGAAGCCGTCTCGGTCGAGCTGCGCGCCTTCCACCACCACCGCCCGCCCGCCTCCGGCCCGGGCACCAACAGCCTGCAGGCGTGGGCCCCGGTGGTGAACCCGCTGCGCGACCCGCGCTGGGGCCGCAACGAGGAGGGTTACTCCGAAGACCCCGTGCACACCGCGCGGCTGGGCACCGCCTACTGCCAGGGCCTGGTCGGCGACCACCCGCACCACCTGCGCGTCGCCTCCGTCCTCAAGCACTTCCTCGCCTACAACAACGAGGACGACCGCTGCACCACCTCCTCCGGGCTACGCCCACGCGTACTGCACGAATACGACCTGGCCGCGTTCCGGCCCGTCGTCGCCTCCGGCGCGGCCACCGGCGCCATGGCCGCCTACAACCTGGTCAACGGCCGCCCGTGCCACGTCAGCCCGCTCATCGAGGACGAGCTGCGGCGCTGGGTCGTCTCCACCGGCCGCGAGCTGTTCGTGGTCAGCGACGCCGAAGCACCCTGCAACCTCGTCGACCCCCAGCACCACTTCGACGACCACCCCCAGGCCTACGCCGCAGCCCTCAAGGCCGGCATCGACAGCTTCACCGACCACGAACAGGACAGCGCCACCGTCATCGGCTGGCTGCGCCAGGCCATCGAGCGATCCCTGATCGACGAGGACGACGTCGACCGCGCCATACGGCGGCAACTCGAACTGCGTTTCCGACTCGGCGAGTTCGACCAGCACCTCGATCCGTACGCCGGCATCGGCCCCGACGTCATCGACCACCCCCGCCACCGCGAGCTGGCCCGGCTCGCCGCGACCGAGTCGGTGGTGCTGCTCAAGAACGACGGACTGCTGCCCCTGGATGCAGCCCGCACCCCGACGATCAGCGTCATCGGCCCGCTGTCCGACACCCTGTGCGAGGACTGGTACAGCGGCACTCTGCCCTACCAGGTCACCGCCGCCGCAGGGCTGGAAGCAGCACTCGCCGATCAGGGCGGACACGTGGTCCGGGTCGAGGGCTGCGACCGCATCGCCCTGCGCTCGCGCACCACCGGCGAACTGCTCGGCAAGACCTCCTTCGACACTGTCGACTGGGGCGAGGGCGCACTGACACTGCGCGATGCCGACACCGGCCGCTACCTGAGCGTCAAGGACGACGGTCACCTGGAAGCCGACCAGCAACAGCTCAAGTCCTGGTTCATCCACGAAACGTTCCGCGTGGAACCCGACCCTGCCGGCGGCCCCGACGCCGTGCTGCTGCGCAACGTCCTCACCGGCCGCTACGCCGCCATCGACCCCGCCGACGGCGCGGTGAGGATGACGGCCGAGACCCCGCAGGCCGCCGAAACCTTCCACCGCGAACTGCTCCGCGACGGCATCGCCGAAGCACGGACCGCCGCCCAGAGCGCCGACGTCGCCGTCGTCGTCCTCGGCAACCACCCCCTGATCGGCGGCCGCGAGACCCAGGACCGGGCGAACATCGCACTGCCCGAAGGACAGCAGGAGCTGCTGCGGGCGGTCGCCGCCGTCCGCCCCCAGACCGTGCTGGTCGTCATGAGCAGCTACCCCTACGCCCTGGACTGGGCCGACACGCACCTGCCCGCCGTACTGTGGACCTCACACGCGGGACAGGAGGCCGGCCACGGCCTGGCCGCCGTCCTGCTCGGCGAGACCGACCCCTCCGGGCGCCTGCCCCAGACCTGGTACCGGGGCGAGGACGAACTCCCCCACCCACTCGACTACGACATCGTCAAAGCCGGCTGGACCTACCAGTACCACCGCACCCCACCCCTCTACCCCTTCGGCCACGGTCTGTCCTACACCGACTTCACCTACCACGACCTGCGCCTGTCCGCAGCGTCCATCGACCCCGACGGCGCGGTCGACATCTCGGTCACCCTGACCGACACCGGCACCCGCCCCGGAAGCGAAGTCGTCCAGCTCTACGTCCGCGCGACGGACGCCCGCTATGAGGCGCCCCGGCTGAAGCTCGCCGACTTCGCCAAGGTCCGGCTCGCCCCGGGCGGAAGCCAGGAGGTCACCTTCCACCTGACCGCCGAACAGCTCGCCCACTGGGACGTCACCACCGGGGCCTTCACCACCGACCCGGGCACGTACGAGGTCCTCATCGCCCGGTCCGCCGAGGACGTCGTCCTCACCGCGCCCCTCACCGTCACCGGAACCGCTCCCGGACCACGGACAGTTGTCGACCATCGCACCAGGGCCGCCGACTTCGACGACTACGAGAACCTCACACTCGTCGACGCCACCCGCACCACCGGCGACGCGATCACCCCCAAGGACCCCACAAAACCCGCCACCACCCTCTTCCGCTCCGCCGACCTGACCTCCGCGGTCCGCCTGGAAGCCGAGGTCGCGCGCGCGGACACCGGGCCGGGCGAGGCTCTCCTGGAACTCAGGGCCGACGAACGCCTCCTCGCGGCCCTCCCCGTGCCGATCACCGGCGGCCGCTACACGTGGACGACCGTCACCCAGGAGTTCCCCGCACCGCTGGACGGCGTGCACGACCTGCACCTCACCCTGCGCGGAGACTTCCGGCTGGCCGCCTTCCGCCTCGCCTCACCCCAGGCAGTCGCGGACTGA
- a CDS encoding DUF6098 family protein, whose protein sequence is MHATDDLPVVRTLGELGALVDRDSDLYVRWSRGPSADLGNAKSRDDLTGVPMPGLSANPLGVEPWWGDRPVELWVARRLHDYSHLPREKGEGVRPWVLRGRVEGRGPDNEPLVRDVEPVGWVDEKVIREAQTEVDRQSGSWGPLRRDDGR, encoded by the coding sequence ATGCACGCCACGGACGACCTTCCCGTTGTGCGGACCCTCGGCGAGCTGGGGGCCCTGGTGGACCGCGACTCCGACCTCTACGTCCGCTGGTCGCGCGGACCCTCCGCCGATCTGGGGAACGCGAAGAGCAGGGACGACCTCACCGGCGTCCCGATGCCGGGACTGTCGGCCAATCCCCTCGGGGTCGAGCCCTGGTGGGGGGACCGGCCCGTCGAGCTGTGGGTGGCCCGGCGGCTGCACGACTACTCGCACCTGCCCCGTGAGAAGGGGGAGGGGGTGCGTCCCTGGGTTCTGCGGGGCCGGGTCGAGGGGCGCGGGCCCGACAACGAGCCGCTGGTACGGGACGTCGAGCCGGTCGGCTGGGTCGACGAGAAGGTCATCAGGGAGGCCCAGACCGAGGTCGACCGCCAGTCCGGCTCCTGGGGGCCGCTGCGCCGCGATGACGGACGCTGA
- a CDS encoding DUF3566 domain-containing protein — protein sequence MSATPGAADGRGSGGLRDGGRPAPRTPGARLRLSGADPWSVMTTSFLISVTLGLCSIVTVALLWVLLTVVGAVAWRSLGWALALTAGVAVVEVALTTALATLAAFLYNMSAGLVGGVELTATEDE from the coding sequence ATGAGTGCGACCCCCGGCGCTGCGGACGGCCGAGGCTCCGGCGGGCTGCGGGACGGGGGTCGCCCCGCGCCGCGCACGCCTGGCGCACGACTGCGGCTGTCGGGGGCCGATCCCTGGTCGGTCATGACGACCAGCTTCCTGATATCGGTCACTCTGGGGCTCTGCTCGATCGTGACCGTCGCCCTGTTGTGGGTGCTGCTGACCGTGGTCGGAGCGGTGGCCTGGCGGTCGCTGGGCTGGGCGCTCGCCCTCACCGCCGGCGTCGCGGTGGTCGAAGTCGCGCTGACCACGGCACTGGCGACCCTGGCCGCCTTCCTCTACAACATGTCGGCAGGCCTCGTGGGCGGCGTCGAGCTGACGGCGACCGAGGACGAGTAG
- a CDS encoding SCO6745 family protein — protein MRDVSSRLMWELSEPVHDLVYFAPEARQAADEAGMRGFWMGYFGLRAAPLGPVPAAVVTSSFYVFHPERVARALPDAWRYASPSDLLAARERAVDRAMRRLYGDEAVHGALMAEAADLAWDAAQAADTAGRVLGAANQALERPAQPHVRLWQAATTLREHRGDGHVAVLVSRGVGPVEAMVLKAAAGESDGALLREGRKWDAASWQGTEALLRERGWIDGGGRLTGAGAAERDAIEEATDAAAEGPWRALGHDATTRLAELLAPLARTVVASGVIPSGNPVGVTGVGLRGPA, from the coding sequence GTGAGGGACGTTTCCTCCCGGCTGATGTGGGAGCTCTCGGAGCCGGTGCACGACCTTGTGTACTTCGCCCCGGAGGCACGGCAGGCCGCCGACGAAGCCGGGATGCGCGGCTTCTGGATGGGCTACTTCGGTCTGCGCGCCGCGCCGCTCGGTCCTGTTCCCGCGGCGGTCGTGACCAGCAGCTTCTATGTGTTCCACCCCGAGCGGGTGGCGCGGGCGCTGCCCGACGCGTGGCGGTACGCGTCACCTTCGGACCTGCTGGCGGCCAGGGAGCGGGCGGTGGACCGGGCCATGCGGCGGCTGTACGGGGACGAGGCCGTGCACGGCGCACTGATGGCGGAGGCGGCGGATCTCGCCTGGGACGCGGCCCAGGCGGCCGACACCGCGGGACGGGTGCTCGGCGCGGCCAACCAGGCACTGGAACGCCCTGCCCAGCCGCACGTACGGCTCTGGCAGGCGGCGACCACGCTCCGCGAACACCGCGGTGACGGGCATGTCGCCGTCTTGGTGAGCCGGGGCGTCGGCCCGGTCGAGGCGATGGTGCTCAAGGCCGCCGCGGGCGAGTCGGACGGCGCGTTGCTGCGGGAGGGCCGGAAATGGGACGCTGCCAGCTGGCAGGGCACCGAGGCGCTGTTGCGGGAGCGCGGGTGGATCGACGGCGGCGGGCGTCTGACCGGTGCGGGAGCAGCCGAGCGCGACGCGATCGAAGAGGCGACCGACGCCGCCGCGGAGGGGCCGTGGCGCGCGCTCGGTCACGATGCCACCACGCGACTGGCCGAACTGCTCGCCCCGCTGGCCCGGACGGTGGTGGCCTCGGGAGTGATCCCGTCCGGCAACCCGGTCGGGGTCACCGGCGTCGGGCTGCGCGGCCCCGCGTGA
- a CDS encoding DUF429 domain-containing protein, translated as MRRQAVTVGVDLAASARRTAVCRMTWGGGPGVTAEFLEPEGDDGLLAVIRSADKTGLDCPLGWPSSFVATVEAHHRGERLPPPAGYGEHADGRPGLDPLRFRLTDDITWKATAMRPPLSVSTDLLGVVALRAARLLDALAATGVEVPRDGLGPVAEVYPAAALRRWGIRPAGSYKRAAPEARAVREHIIGSVEAGLGAPLPGAVRERCVDSHDHLDALVCALVARAVLIGDTVGPRTADERAAAAREGWIHLPGPDLAALHR; from the coding sequence ATGCGACGACAGGCGGTGACGGTCGGTGTGGATCTCGCCGCGAGCGCCCGGCGTACCGCCGTGTGCCGGATGACGTGGGGCGGCGGGCCAGGGGTGACGGCGGAGTTCCTCGAGCCCGAGGGGGACGACGGCCTGCTGGCCGTGATCCGGTCGGCCGACAAGACCGGCCTGGACTGTCCTCTCGGCTGGCCGTCGAGCTTCGTGGCGACGGTCGAGGCGCATCACCGGGGTGAGCGCCTTCCGCCTCCCGCCGGGTACGGGGAACACGCGGACGGAAGGCCGGGCCTTGACCCGCTGCGGTTCCGGCTGACCGACGACATCACCTGGAAGGCGACCGCCATGCGGCCCCCGCTGTCGGTGTCCACCGATCTGCTGGGTGTCGTGGCGCTGCGGGCGGCGCGGCTGCTGGACGCCCTCGCGGCGACGGGGGTGGAGGTGCCCCGGGACGGCTTGGGACCGGTCGCCGAGGTCTACCCGGCTGCCGCGCTCCGGCGCTGGGGGATCCGCCCCGCCGGCAGCTACAAGAGAGCGGCGCCCGAGGCGCGGGCCGTCCGCGAGCACATCATCGGCTCGGTCGAGGCCGGGTTGGGGGCGCCCCTGCCCGGGGCCGTCCGGGAGCGGTGCGTCGACAGCCACGACCACCTCGACGCCCTGGTCTGCGCCCTGGTCGCCCGTGCCGTCCTGATCGGGGACACCGTGGGGCCGCGTACCGCGGACGAGCGCGCCGCAGCGGCACGGGAGGGCTGGATCCACCTGCCGGGGCCGGACCTCGCCGCACTCCACCGCTGA
- a CDS encoding LysR family transcriptional regulator — MELELRHLRVLCAIADAGSVGRAAADLGYSQPAMSTQLQRIERHFGEPLFERGASGVRLTRYGVEVVARARDVLARVEVIGRRPCGSTARTRRALRVAATNSPILPGMVVRVRRRLPDVSVTVSSVYASSRIVELLQEGVVEAAIAADYPGRELRHSAAVAHRGIVTEPTFVALPSCHRLRHHSQVSLADLAEEAWFVTPDDGAGWPGVFYAACEAAGFAPAVVHEFLGDQAQLQHMIADGLGVSLVQATLRPTPGVLVKPLTGTPLWCRYVLAWRRDKVPEELAETLHVLATTAYQDLVARSPHLRTWASRTWRVTVT, encoded by the coding sequence ATGGAGTTGGAGCTCCGGCACCTGCGCGTGCTGTGCGCGATCGCCGACGCGGGAAGCGTGGGCCGGGCCGCGGCGGACCTGGGGTACTCGCAACCGGCCATGAGCACCCAACTGCAACGCATCGAGCGCCACTTCGGTGAGCCGTTGTTCGAGCGCGGCGCATCGGGCGTGCGGCTCACCAGGTACGGCGTGGAGGTCGTGGCCCGGGCGCGGGATGTCCTCGCCCGCGTGGAGGTGATCGGGCGCCGTCCGTGCGGGAGCACTGCGAGAACGCGTAGAGCCCTGCGTGTGGCCGCGACGAACTCCCCGATTCTGCCGGGCATGGTGGTCCGGGTCCGGCGCCGGCTGCCGGACGTGTCGGTCACGGTGAGCAGCGTGTACGCGTCCTCCCGGATCGTCGAGCTCCTTCAGGAGGGTGTGGTGGAGGCGGCGATCGCCGCGGACTACCCGGGCAGGGAGTTGCGCCATTCGGCCGCGGTGGCACACCGGGGGATCGTCACCGAGCCGACGTTCGTGGCTCTGCCGTCGTGTCACCGGCTCAGGCACCACTCCCAGGTCTCGCTCGCCGACCTGGCTGAGGAGGCGTGGTTCGTGACACCCGACGACGGAGCGGGCTGGCCGGGAGTGTTCTACGCGGCCTGCGAGGCGGCCGGCTTCGCACCCGCGGTGGTGCACGAATTCCTCGGCGACCAGGCGCAGTTGCAGCACATGATCGCCGACGGCCTCGGGGTGTCCCTGGTGCAGGCGACACTCCGGCCGACGCCGGGCGTGCTGGTCAAACCACTGACGGGCACACCGCTGTGGTGCCGCTACGTGCTGGCCTGGCGGCGCGACAAGGTTCCCGAGGAACTGGCCGAGACGCTCCACGTCTTGGCCACCACGGCCTACCAGGACCTCGTCGCCCGCTCTCCGCACCTGAGGACATGGGCCTCGCGGACGTGGCGCGTGACCGTGACGTAG
- a CDS encoding PP2C family protein-serine/threonine phosphatase, with protein MHALTPGFCDAASVYLLQRWLVEENAYAVADPPQIEARRLALRVGTDAAEDWEGILPVGEVIVFPRETPYARALATRRTQLLDAVDAHTTERLTASGGDAARINRLLQTVSFLVVPLHLRGTAVGFIVGSRGPHRARFRLDEAAAVESLAARACVALDNARRYERERRTALAIRRSLLPATAQEFDGCRIAHDYLPAGQDNIIGGDWFDVLSRPGGRIGLVVGDAMGHGPESAVAMIQLRTAVRTLAGLDIAPAELMRRLDALACDTPGASFATCMYAEWDAQRRTCTFVGAGHPPPLIRGPDGRAAPVSLASAGLPLGLGTGTYEPTLLHVPEPALLLLYSDGLVESRNTDIDQGIAALAGLLDSYAAASADSTDPGALQALGRRLLHDTPATDGTDDRTVLLAELTPVRD; from the coding sequence GTGCACGCGCTGACGCCCGGGTTCTGCGACGCGGCATCGGTGTACCTGCTGCAGCGCTGGCTCGTCGAGGAGAACGCCTACGCCGTCGCGGACCCGCCGCAGATCGAGGCACGCCGGCTCGCGCTGCGGGTGGGAACGGACGCGGCGGAGGACTGGGAGGGCATACTGCCGGTCGGCGAGGTGATCGTCTTCCCACGGGAGACGCCCTACGCACGCGCCCTGGCCACCAGGCGCACGCAACTGCTCGACGCTGTGGACGCCCACACCACCGAACGCCTCACCGCCTCCGGCGGCGACGCGGCCCGGATCAACCGGCTCCTGCAGACGGTTTCCTTCCTTGTGGTGCCGCTCCATCTGCGCGGCACCGCCGTCGGTTTCATCGTCGGCAGTCGTGGCCCGCACCGGGCCCGCTTCCGCCTCGACGAGGCCGCGGCCGTCGAGTCGCTGGCCGCGCGGGCCTGCGTGGCCCTGGACAACGCACGCCGGTACGAGCGTGAGCGCCGCACCGCTCTGGCCATCCGGCGAAGCCTGCTGCCCGCAACCGCGCAGGAGTTCGACGGCTGCCGCATCGCCCACGACTATCTTCCCGCCGGACAGGACAACATCATCGGGGGCGACTGGTTCGACGTTCTCTCCCGGCCGGGCGGCCGTATCGGTCTGGTCGTCGGGGACGCCATGGGGCACGGCCCGGAGTCGGCGGTCGCGATGATCCAGCTGCGTACCGCCGTGCGTACTCTGGCGGGCCTCGACATCGCCCCCGCGGAGCTGATGCGCCGGCTCGACGCACTCGCCTGCGACACCCCCGGTGCCTCCTTCGCCACCTGTATGTACGCCGAGTGGGACGCGCAACGGCGTACCTGCACGTTCGTCGGCGCCGGCCACCCGCCGCCGCTGATCCGGGGCCCGGACGGACGGGCCGCACCGGTCTCGCTCGCCAGCGCCGGCCTGCCGCTCGGCCTCGGCACGGGCACCTACGAGCCGACCCTGCTGCACGTTCCCGAACCCGCGCTGCTGCTGCTCTACAGCGACGGCCTGGTGGAATCCCGCAACACCGACATCGACCAGGGCATCGCCGCCCTCGCCGGCCTCCTGGACTCGTACGCCGCCGCGTCCGCGGACTCGACCGACCCGGGCGCCCTGCAAGCGCTGGGCCGGCGGCTGCTGCACGACACACCGGCCACGGACGGCACGGACGACCGGACCGTCCTCCTCGCCGAACTGACGCCCGTGCGGGACTGA
- a CDS encoding CsbD family protein — MAGEQKAKAKYEQAKGKIKETFGRALGNESVTAEGRGKKSKGDMRQMKEKAKDIFKR, encoded by the coding sequence GTGGCTGGAGAACAGAAGGCCAAGGCGAAGTACGAACAGGCCAAGGGCAAGATCAAGGAGACGTTCGGCCGCGCGCTCGGCAATGAGTCCGTGACGGCCGAAGGTCGAGGCAAGAAGTCGAAGGGCGACATGCGCCAGATGAAGGAGAAGGCGAAGGACATCTTCAAGCGCTGA
- a CDS encoding aldo/keto reductase: MKQRRLRDLEVSAIGLGCMGMSAFYGTADEDEGIRTIRRALELGVRFLDTAQLYGPLTNETLIGRAIKGHRDDYVIATKFNYRMDDAVPGDISTIGRQDGSAEHVRSSVHGSLKRLGTDYIDLYYQHRVDPDIPIEETVGAMAELVAEGKVRHIGLSEAGAETLRRANAVHPITAVQTEYSLWSRDPEAAVLPTCRELGIGFVPYSPLGRGFLAGRFTSPDELDEGDFRRNGPRFTGENLKANLRLTEKVKEIATEKGVTPAQLALAWVLAQGEDLVPIPGTKRRTYLEQNAAAVDVELTKDDLARIDAELPPPAGDRYDEAGMAAVDL; this comes from the coding sequence ATGAAGCAGCGCAGGCTTCGGGACCTGGAGGTTTCCGCCATCGGTCTCGGCTGCATGGGGATGTCCGCCTTCTACGGCACCGCCGACGAGGACGAGGGCATCAGGACCATCCGGCGCGCCCTCGAGCTGGGCGTCAGGTTCCTGGACACCGCACAGCTCTACGGCCCGCTCACCAACGAGACGCTGATCGGCCGCGCGATCAAGGGACACCGCGACGACTACGTGATCGCGACCAAGTTCAACTACCGGATGGACGACGCCGTCCCCGGGGACATCAGCACCATCGGACGGCAGGACGGCTCGGCCGAGCATGTGCGCAGCTCCGTCCATGGCTCGCTCAAGCGGCTCGGGACCGACTACATCGACCTGTACTACCAGCACCGCGTCGACCCCGACATACCGATCGAGGAGACCGTCGGGGCGATGGCGGAGCTGGTCGCGGAGGGCAAGGTACGCCACATCGGCCTCAGCGAGGCGGGGGCGGAGACGCTGCGCCGCGCGAACGCCGTCCACCCGATCACCGCGGTGCAGACCGAGTACTCGCTGTGGTCGCGCGACCCGGAGGCCGCGGTGCTGCCCACGTGCCGTGAGCTGGGGATCGGGTTCGTCCCCTACTCGCCCCTGGGGCGCGGCTTCCTCGCGGGCCGGTTCACCTCGCCGGACGAACTCGACGAGGGCGACTTCCGGCGCAACGGCCCCCGCTTCACCGGGGAGAACCTGAAGGCGAACCTCAGGCTGACCGAGAAGGTGAAGGAGATCGCCACCGAGAAGGGCGTGACGCCGGCGCAGCTCGCTCTCGCCTGGGTGCTCGCGCAGGGTGAGGACCTGGTCCCGATCCCGGGCACCAAGCGCCGCACCTACCTCGAACAGAACGCCGCCGCGGTCGACGTCGAGCTGACGAAGGACGACCTCGCCCGGATCGACGCCGAACTCCCGCCGCCGGCGGGCGACCGCTACGACGAGGCCGGGATGGCGGCCGTCGATCTCTAG